In Spodoptera frugiperda isolate SF20-4 chromosome 1, AGI-APGP_CSIRO_Sfru_2.0, whole genome shotgun sequence, the following are encoded in one genomic region:
- the LOC118273279 gene encoding uncharacterized protein LOC118273279 isoform X45: protein MDPGVGECELAERDPGLCVCKEGPTLDILKDIQRLYEEKLEQLDRACGITKMQQQVDLLRSWVSDLVGQNTLLARAVEELETEATTKLMMERQKNSERGSKNIICSKVSELKLLNESLHKENMAKEREIRQLNKDAQAYEQTIMNLRKEMSSCKYHRPEVPKKDAEVMAGMCCTGTECPGAEPRTSTPNVSCAPLCGVASSTPNISFIERSCSVSALVSDSSIADLECHFQKHNASFSKDQSNNTVFCTPRGSLKTTRCNDSKNSSCQASPRECSFESPRDCPWQESTPGCPLQGSPRRCPNQEPSCPGQRPPPCQKEPSCPAQRPPPCQKEPSCPAQRPPPCQKEPSCPGQRPPPCQKSADSSRCCGEGGYQRGLLNFAQRECPAKRKNKQDCKCNKDKVDCKCHKEEIFCKKCHKEKVHCKCPKEEIFCKKCHKEKVHCKCPKEEIFCKKCHKEKVHCECPKEEIFCKKCHKEKVHCKCPKEEIFCKKCHKEKVHCKCPKEEIFCKKCHKEKVHCECPKEEIFCKKCHKEKVHCKCPKEEIFCKKCHKEKVHCKCPKEEIFCKKCHKEKVDCECPKEEFNCECVEEIYFNDEAKSCCSSPKSCYTDRSEERRCNQTPSEFFCQLRKGLNCNSCTKMRNLKDSGATCSLIDSSNATCDASFYHSKLLATLQILQNKEETIGVQADSLAVAEERIATLTDRANELKKELDRKTKENQTLRKIADCCKVVKHDVCVVTDRPLECSCGLKEENIKLKKEAEGLRIKMGDLQQKLCSLEGVLALKTEADLKYQAEMEMKHQELSKIREELARSQEDTCEAMSMQLRRTKALLDEKTELINQLKQENECQAEKIQSLQEELDKADSIIKENCKMRSEVSYLSAQVELWRAQLEDSQRHVCALDQELARTRAHTQQIDACYREKASAVAELQAHLEQAYARGAALCGESRRAVGAVRTWMRRMRDKHREQEALLKERDALLEILQRRLEEQQSESHVCPTCEKLAPCSKCQSSRDDRSFTSKPRSPPCCSASPSEMPSCSSTPPACRVSRNKEAAAKRCKAWMCDTSVQLPERRESGSDAPPRAACCGLRGARHVRLSRATLQLQPGPASPRRSPRQLQAASPSASCAPVKMPCVGPSSSCAPVELPCAGPSSSCAPLQLKCAGSSPSRASPSPGRRASQLQSPDCECQSPGVARRCPGRAVSPTEELLQRVEQLSDALADGSRRWGRGRGAAAV from the exons atgGATCCCGGTGTGGGGGAGTGTGAGTTAGCCGAGAGGGACCCGGGGTTGTGCGTGTGCAAGGAGGGACCGACACTCGACATCCTCAAGGACATTCAGCGTCTGTATGAGGAGAAGTTGGAACAGTTAGACAGGGCCTGTGGCATTACTAAAATGCAG caacaAGTGGATCTACTTCGGTCCTGGGTGAGTGACCTGGTGGGCCAGAACACACTGCTGGCGCGGGCTGTGGAGGAGCTGGAGACGGAGGCCACCACCAAACTTATGATGGAACGCCAGAAGAACAGCGAG AGAGGTTCGAAGAACATAATATGCAGCAAAGTATCGGAACTGAAGCTGTTAAACGAGTCGCTGCACAAGGAGAACATGGCCAAGGAAAG AGAGATAAGACAGCTGAATAAAGATGCTCAAGCATACGAGCAGACCATCATGAACCTTAGGAAGGAGATGTCAAGCTGCAAGTATCACAGGCC AGAGGTGCCGAAGAAGGATGCCGAGGTGATGGCCGGCATGTGCTGCACGGGGACTGAG tGCCCTGGAGCTGAGCCGAGGACTTCGACTCCTAACGTGAGCTGCGCGCCGCTGTGCGGGGTCGCCTCGTCCACGCCAAACATATCCTTCATAGAAAGA TCCTGTTCAGTCTCGGCTCTGGTGTCTGATTCCTCGATAGCAGACCTAGAGTGCCATTTCCAGAAACACAACGCTTCGTTCTCGAAAGACCAGTCAAACAATACTGTCTTCTGCACTCCAAGGGGATCTCTAAAGACTACGCGTTGTAATGATTCCAAGAATTCTTCCTGTCAGGCTTCTCCTAGAGAGTGCTCGTTCGAGTCTCCCCGAGATTGTCCCTGGCAAGAATCAACCCCAGGTTGTCCCCTGCAAGGGTCTCCTCGACGTTGTCCCAACCAAGAGCCCAGCTGTCCGGGCCAGCGTCCTCCACCGTGTCAAAAAGAGCCCAGTTGTCCGGCCCAGCGTCCACCACCGTGTCAAAAAGAGCCCAGCTGTCCGGCCCAGCGTCCACCACCGTGTCAAAAAGAGCCCAGCTGTCCGGGCCAGCGTCCACCACCGTGTCAAAAGTCTGCAGATTCAAGTCGATGCTGTGGAGAAGGTGGCTACCAACGAGGACTATTGAATTTTGCCCAGCGCGAATGTCCCGCCAAgcgaaaaaataaacaagattgtaaatgtaataaagacAAGGTTGATTGTAAATGCCATAAAGAAGAGATCTTCTGTAAAAAATGTCATAAAGAGAAGGTGCACTGTAAATGTCCTAAAGAAGAGATCTTCTGTAAAAAATGTCATAAAGAGAAGGTGCACTGTAAATGTCCTAAAGAGGAGATCTTCTGTAAAAAATGTCATAAAGAGAAGGTGCACTGTGAATGTCCTAAAGAGGAGATCTTCTGTAAAAAATGTCACAAAGAGAAGGTCCACTGTAAATGTCCTAAAGAAGAGATCTTCTGTAAAAAATGTCATAAAGAGAAGGTCCACTGTAAATGTCCAAAAGAGGAGATCTTCTGTAAAAAATGTCATAAAGAGAAGGTGCACTGTGAATGTCCTAAAGAGGAGATCTTCTGTAAAAAATGTCATAAAGAGAAGGTCCACTGTAAATGTCCTAAAGAAGAGATCTTCTGTAAAAAATGTCATAAAGAGAAGGTCCACTGTAAATGTCCTAAAGAAGAGATCTTCTGTAAAAAATGTCATAAAGAGAAG GTCGACTGTGAATGTCCTAAAGAGGAGTTTAATTGCGAATGCGTTGAAGAGATATACTTTAACGATGAAGCCAAGAGTTGTTGTTCGAGTCCTAA GAGCTGCTACACCGACCGCTCGGAGGAACGGAGG tgCAACCAAACGCCGTCGGAGTTTTTCTG ccAACTACGGAAAGGCCTGAACTGTAATTCTTGCACCAAGATGAGAAACCTAAAG GACAGTGGCGCCACCTGCAGTCTAATTGACAGTTCAAACGCAACTTGCGACGCGTCCTTCTATCACAGTAAACTACTAGCTACTCTACAGATA TTGCAGAATAAAGAGGAAACTATAGGAGTGCAGGCGGACAGTTTAGCAGTGGCCGAGGAACGCATCGCTACGCTCACAGACCGCGCTAATGAACTGAAGAAGGAGCTTGACAGGAAGACCAAGGAG AATCAGACTCTGCGCAAGATTGCAGACTGCTGCAAGGTTGTGAAGCATGACGTGTGTGTCGTCACAGACAGGCCG cttGAATGCTCTTGTGGTTTGAAGGAGGaaaatataaagctaaagaaaGAAGCTGAGGGACTGCGT ATAAAAATGGGCGATCTGCAACAAAAGCTATGTAGCTTGGAAGGCGTGCTCGCACTCAAGACCGAAGCAGACCTGAAGTACCAAGCAGAGATGGAGATGAAACATCAAGAA TTATCAAAAATACGGGAGGAATTGGCTCGTTCGCAAGAAGACACGTGCGAAGCTATGTCTATGCAGCTGAGACGCACTAAAG CGTTATTGGATGAGAAGACAGAATTGATAAACCAACTCAAACAAGAGAATGAGTGTCAAGCGGAGAAGATACAGAGCCTTCAGGAAGAACTGGATAAAGCGGACAGTATTATAAAAGAG AACTGCAAGATGCGCAGCGAGGTGTCGTACCTGAGCGCGCAGGTGGAGCTGTGGCGCGCGCAGCTCGAGGACTCGCAGCGACACGTGTGCGCGCTCGACCAGGAACTCGCCCGGACGCGCGCGCACACGCAGCAGATCGACGCCTGCTACAG AGAGAAGGCGAGTGCGGTGGCGGAGCTGCAGGCGCACCTGGAGCAGGCGTACGCGCGCGGCGCCGCGCTCTGCGGGGAGTCGCGCCGCGCCGTCGGGGCCGTGCGCACGTGGATGCGCAGGATGAGGGACAAACACAG AGAACAAGAAGCGTTACTCAAGGAGAGGGACGCTCTGCTGGAGATACTTCAGCGTCGCCTGGAGGAGCAACAGAGCGAGTCCCACGTGTGCCCCACCTGCGAGAAGCTGGCGCCGTGCTCCAAGTGCCAGTCCAGCAGAGACGACCGCAGCTTCACATCCAAGCCCAGGAGCCCGCCCTGCTGCAGCGCCAGTCCCAGCGAGATGCCGAGCTGTTCCTCCACTCCTCCGGCATGTCGAGTGTCGAGGAACAAAGAGGCCGCTGCTAAG CGCTGCAAGGCGTGGATGTGTGACACGTCCGTCCAACTGCCGGAGCGGCGCGAGTCGGGCAGCGACGCCCCCCCGCGGGCCGCGTGCTGCGGGCTGCGGGGCGCGCGCCACGTGCGGCTGAGCCGCGCTACGCTGCAGCTGCAGCCGGGCCCCGCCAGCCCGCGCCGCTCCCCGCGCCAGCTGCAGGCCGCCAGCCCCAGCGCGAGCTGTGCACCCGTGAAGATGCCATGCGTGGGGCCAAGTTCAAGCTGTGCGCCCGTAGAGTTGCCCTGCGCGGGCCCCAGTTCCAGTTGTGCGCCCCTGCAGCTGAAATGTGCGGGCTCTAGCCCCAGCCGCGCGTCCCCGAGCCCCGGGCGCCGGGCCTCACAGCTGCAGAGCCCCGACTGCGAGTGCCAGTCCCCGGGCGTGGCGCGGCGCTGCCCGGGGCGCGCGGTGTCGCCGACGGAGGAGCTGCTGCAGCGCGTGGAGCAGCTGTCGGACGCGCTGGCCGACGGCAGCCGCCGCtgggggcgggggcggggggcCGCCGCCGTCTGA
- the LOC118273279 gene encoding uncharacterized protein LOC118273279 isoform X41: MDPGVGECELAERDPGLCVCKEGPTLDILKDIQRLYEEKLEQLDRACGITKMQQQVDLLRSWVSDLVGQNTLLARAVEELETEATTKLMMERQKNSERGSKNIICSKVSELKLLNESLHKENMAKEREIRQLNKDAQAYEQTIMNLRKEMSSCKYHRPEVPKKDAEVMAGMCCTGTECPGAEPRTSTPNVSCAPLCGVASSTPNISFIERSCSVSALVSDSSIADLECHFQKHNASFSKDQSNNTVFCTPRGSLKTTRCNDSKNSSCQASPRECSFESPRDCPWQESTPGCPLQGSPRRCPNQEPSCPGQRPPPCQKEPSCPAQRPPPCQKEPSCPAQRPPPCQKEPSCPGQRPPPCQKSADSSRCCGEGGYQRGLLNFAQRECPAKRKNKQDCKCNKDKVDCKCHKEEIFCKKCHKEKVHCKCPKEEIFCKKCHKEKVHCKCPKEEIFCKKCHKEKVHCKCPKEEIFCKKCHKEKVDCECPKEEFNCECVEEIYFNDEAKSCCSSPKSCYTDRSEERRCNQTPSEFFCQLRKGLNCNSCTKMRNLKDSGATCSLIDSSNATCDASFYHSKLLATLQILQNKEETIGVQADSLAVAEERIATLTDRANELKKELDRKTKENQTLRKIADCCKVVKHDVCVVTDRPMEDQRAIVTTLENNLSVIEELYRECFYETAKQENLIEMLRSSYLDVRLMEKQKADQIGHLQTVIDKQKWSIDRYQDIASEVDGLKTEISNFLNSTTSTSTNHDSGMWERSEDSLTSVPAVQDDLQDLTEQLLRLQDLLAVGDEGLTYPHYSDQLECSCGLKEENIKLKKEAEGLRIKMGDLQQKLCSLEGVLALKTEADLKYQAEMEMKHQELSKIREELARSQEDTCEAMSMQLRRTKALLDEKTELINQLKQENECQAEKIQSLQEELDKADSIIKENCKMRSEVSYLSAQVELWRAQLEDSQRHVCALDQELARTRAHTQQIDACYREKASAVAELQAHLEQAYARGAALCGESRRAVGAVRTWMRRMRDKHREQEALLKERDALLEILQRRLEEQQSESHVCPTCEKLAPCSKCQSSRDDRSFTSKPRSPPCCSASPSEMPSCSSTPPACRVSRNKEAAAKRCKAWMCDTSVQLPERRESGSDAPPRAACCGLRGARHVRLSRATLQLQPGPASPRRSPRQLQAASPSASCAPVKMPCVGPSSSCAPVELPCAGPSSSCAPLQLKCAGSSPSRASPSPGRRASQLQSPDCECQSPGVARRCPGRAVSPTEELLQRVEQLSDALADGSRRWGRGRGAAAV; encoded by the exons atgGATCCCGGTGTGGGGGAGTGTGAGTTAGCCGAGAGGGACCCGGGGTTGTGCGTGTGCAAGGAGGGACCGACACTCGACATCCTCAAGGACATTCAGCGTCTGTATGAGGAGAAGTTGGAACAGTTAGACAGGGCCTGTGGCATTACTAAAATGCAG caacaAGTGGATCTACTTCGGTCCTGGGTGAGTGACCTGGTGGGCCAGAACACACTGCTGGCGCGGGCTGTGGAGGAGCTGGAGACGGAGGCCACCACCAAACTTATGATGGAACGCCAGAAGAACAGCGAG AGAGGTTCGAAGAACATAATATGCAGCAAAGTATCGGAACTGAAGCTGTTAAACGAGTCGCTGCACAAGGAGAACATGGCCAAGGAAAG AGAGATAAGACAGCTGAATAAAGATGCTCAAGCATACGAGCAGACCATCATGAACCTTAGGAAGGAGATGTCAAGCTGCAAGTATCACAGGCC AGAGGTGCCGAAGAAGGATGCCGAGGTGATGGCCGGCATGTGCTGCACGGGGACTGAG tGCCCTGGAGCTGAGCCGAGGACTTCGACTCCTAACGTGAGCTGCGCGCCGCTGTGCGGGGTCGCCTCGTCCACGCCAAACATATCCTTCATAGAAAGA TCCTGTTCAGTCTCGGCTCTGGTGTCTGATTCCTCGATAGCAGACCTAGAGTGCCATTTCCAGAAACACAACGCTTCGTTCTCGAAAGACCAGTCAAACAATACTGTCTTCTGCACTCCAAGGGGATCTCTAAAGACTACGCGTTGTAATGATTCCAAGAATTCTTCCTGTCAGGCTTCTCCTAGAGAGTGCTCGTTCGAGTCTCCCCGAGATTGTCCCTGGCAAGAATCAACCCCAGGTTGTCCCCTGCAAGGGTCTCCTCGACGTTGTCCCAACCAAGAGCCCAGCTGTCCGGGCCAGCGTCCTCCACCGTGTCAAAAAGAGCCCAGTTGTCCGGCCCAGCGTCCACCACCGTGTCAAAAAGAGCCCAGCTGTCCGGCCCAGCGTCCACCACCGTGTCAAAAAGAGCCCAGCTGTCCGGGCCAGCGTCCACCACCGTGTCAAAAGTCTGCAGATTCAAGTCGATGCTGTGGAGAAGGTGGCTACCAACGAGGACTATTGAATTTTGCCCAGCGCGAATGTCCCGCCAAgcgaaaaaataaacaagattgtaaatgtaataaagacAAGGTTGATTGTAAATGCCATAAAGAAGAGATCTTCTGTAAAAAATGTCATAAAGAGAAGGTGCACTGTAAATGTCCTAAAGAAGAGATCTTCTGTAAAAAATGTCATAAAGAGAAG GTCCACTGTAAATGTCCAAAAGAGGAGATCTTCTGTAAAAAATGTCATAAAGAGAAG GTCCACTGTAAATGTCCTAAAGAAGAGATCTTCTGTAAAAAATGTCATAAAGAGAAG GTCGACTGTGAATGTCCTAAAGAGGAGTTTAATTGCGAATGCGTTGAAGAGATATACTTTAACGATGAAGCCAAGAGTTGTTGTTCGAGTCCTAA GAGCTGCTACACCGACCGCTCGGAGGAACGGAGG tgCAACCAAACGCCGTCGGAGTTTTTCTG ccAACTACGGAAAGGCCTGAACTGTAATTCTTGCACCAAGATGAGAAACCTAAAG GACAGTGGCGCCACCTGCAGTCTAATTGACAGTTCAAACGCAACTTGCGACGCGTCCTTCTATCACAGTAAACTACTAGCTACTCTACAGATA TTGCAGAATAAAGAGGAAACTATAGGAGTGCAGGCGGACAGTTTAGCAGTGGCCGAGGAACGCATCGCTACGCTCACAGACCGCGCTAATGAACTGAAGAAGGAGCTTGACAGGAAGACCAAGGAG AATCAGACTCTGCGCAAGATTGCAGACTGCTGCAAGGTTGTGAAGCATGACGTGTGTGTCGTCACAGACAGGCCG ATGGAAGATCAGAGAGCAATAGTGACCACTTTGGAGAACAACTTGAGTGTCATAGAGGAACTTTACAGGGAATGCTTTTACGAG ACTGCGAAACAGGAGAACTTAATAGAAATGCTTCGTAGTTCGTACTTGGATGTGCGCCTCATGGAGAAACAGAAAGCAGATCAAATCGGGCATCTACAGACTGTGATAGATAAGCAGAAATGGTCGATAGATAGATACCAA GACATTGCATCAGAAGTGGATGGTTTGAAGACGGAGATATCGAACTTTTTGAACAGTACCACGTCGACCTCGACGAACCACGACTCG GGTATGTGGGAGCGTAGTGAGGACTCGTTGACGTCAGTACCAGCCGTGCAGGACGACCTGCAGGACCTCACGGAACAACTCCTGCGTCTGCAGGACTTGCTCGCTGTAGGTGACGAAGGATTAACTTACCCACATTACAGTGACCAG cttGAATGCTCTTGTGGTTTGAAGGAGGaaaatataaagctaaagaaaGAAGCTGAGGGACTGCGT ATAAAAATGGGCGATCTGCAACAAAAGCTATGTAGCTTGGAAGGCGTGCTCGCACTCAAGACCGAAGCAGACCTGAAGTACCAAGCAGAGATGGAGATGAAACATCAAGAA TTATCAAAAATACGGGAGGAATTGGCTCGTTCGCAAGAAGACACGTGCGAAGCTATGTCTATGCAGCTGAGACGCACTAAAG CGTTATTGGATGAGAAGACAGAATTGATAAACCAACTCAAACAAGAGAATGAGTGTCAAGCGGAGAAGATACAGAGCCTTCAGGAAGAACTGGATAAAGCGGACAGTATTATAAAAGAG AACTGCAAGATGCGCAGCGAGGTGTCGTACCTGAGCGCGCAGGTGGAGCTGTGGCGCGCGCAGCTCGAGGACTCGCAGCGACACGTGTGCGCGCTCGACCAGGAACTCGCCCGGACGCGCGCGCACACGCAGCAGATCGACGCCTGCTACAG AGAGAAGGCGAGTGCGGTGGCGGAGCTGCAGGCGCACCTGGAGCAGGCGTACGCGCGCGGCGCCGCGCTCTGCGGGGAGTCGCGCCGCGCCGTCGGGGCCGTGCGCACGTGGATGCGCAGGATGAGGGACAAACACAG AGAACAAGAAGCGTTACTCAAGGAGAGGGACGCTCTGCTGGAGATACTTCAGCGTCGCCTGGAGGAGCAACAGAGCGAGTCCCACGTGTGCCCCACCTGCGAGAAGCTGGCGCCGTGCTCCAAGTGCCAGTCCAGCAGAGACGACCGCAGCTTCACATCCAAGCCCAGGAGCCCGCCCTGCTGCAGCGCCAGTCCCAGCGAGATGCCGAGCTGTTCCTCCACTCCTCCGGCATGTCGAGTGTCGAGGAACAAAGAGGCCGCTGCTAAG CGCTGCAAGGCGTGGATGTGTGACACGTCCGTCCAACTGCCGGAGCGGCGCGAGTCGGGCAGCGACGCCCCCCCGCGGGCCGCGTGCTGCGGGCTGCGGGGCGCGCGCCACGTGCGGCTGAGCCGCGCTACGCTGCAGCTGCAGCCGGGCCCCGCCAGCCCGCGCCGCTCCCCGCGCCAGCTGCAGGCCGCCAGCCCCAGCGCGAGCTGTGCACCCGTGAAGATGCCATGCGTGGGGCCAAGTTCAAGCTGTGCGCCCGTAGAGTTGCCCTGCGCGGGCCCCAGTTCCAGTTGTGCGCCCCTGCAGCTGAAATGTGCGGGCTCTAGCCCCAGCCGCGCGTCCCCGAGCCCCGGGCGCCGGGCCTCACAGCTGCAGAGCCCCGACTGCGAGTGCCAGTCCCCGGGCGTGGCGCGGCGCTGCCCGGGGCGCGCGGTGTCGCCGACGGAGGAGCTGCTGCAGCGCGTGGAGCAGCTGTCGGACGCGCTGGCCGACGGCAGCCGCCGCtgggggcgggggcggggggcCGCCGCCGTCTGA